The window ACAGCCTTCATTGGCGCAGTTGGTATGGGTGTCTGCAGGTTTACCGCACTGATGGCATTTGGCAATGATCTCCTCGCTGATGCGCTCACCCAACCGTTCGTCGAACACAAAATTCTTTCCCTTGAACTTATTGGGCAATCCCTGTTCTTTCACCTTATTGGCATAATGGATGATCCCGCCTTCCAGGTGAAACACATTCTTAAAACCATTGTGCAACATATAGGCACTGGCTTTCTCACAACGAATACCGCCGGTACAATACATGATGATGTTCTTGTCCTTTTTATCCCTCATCATCTCCACCGCCATGGGCAATTGCTCCCTGAAGGTATCACTGGGCACTTCAATGGCCTTATCGAAATGGCCCACTTCATATTCGTAGTGGTTGCGCATGTCGATCACAATGGTGTCTGGATCTTCTGTCAGTTTGTTGAATTCTTCGGCATTCACATACCTACCCTTATTTCGCATATCGAAACCGGGATCAGTAATACCATCCGCAACGATCTTCTCCCTCACTTTCACCTTCAGCACCCAGAATGACTTGCCATCATCATCAACGGCTATGTTCAGCCTGATGCCATTCAATGGTTCAATGGAATAGAGGTATTGCTTCAGGGCCTCGAAATGGGGACTTGGCACGCTGATCTGTGCATTGATACCCTCATGGGCAACATAGATTCGGCCAAAGACCTTGAGCTCGTACAAATGCTTGTAAAGTTCATCCCTGAATTGCTGGGGATCCTCAATCGGGAAATACTGGTAGAAGGAAATAGTGGTGCGTGGTTCGGTTTCTTCGAATAAACGCTTTTTCAACTCCGCCTGGGAGATACGATTGTGTAAAACTGCCATTAAATGGAAATTTTAAGGACACTTGCCTGGTGAACAAAATTTCTTAAACGCCGCAAAGATAGGGCTTTTCAGGCAGGTTGCCAGCAGTTAAATCAGGCTGTTCCAGGCAGGTCCTGACGGCAGGAGTTTACACGAAAAACGATAAGGGGAAATGCCAGGCTACAAAGGAATGTCCTCACCCAATTCCTTACTCCTCACCACTTCCACTCAAAATGCCGGGTACAGCTATCCTGAAATAGGCTCCCCTGAACAGCCCTTGTTCAAAGCCCCAGACAACATCTGCCCGAACCAGTTTGAATATGTTTTCCAGACCCAATGAAAGTTCGGCATAATGGGTCCCTCCATCCAGCAGGAAGGCATTGGCTGCCCCTACCAGGTGCCAGTTCAGTTTACGGAAGCCCGGTATCTTGTTCGTGAGGAGCCCATTCAGGTGGTATTCCAGGTGCCCCTGCCCGTAAAGTTTATTGGCATTGCTGTACTTGTAGTAAGGCAGCATCTGGAAGCTATTCAGGTAATTGGTCGCCAGCAGCAAGAGGTTACCGTTGAAATGCAGCAGGTCAGGCAGCTCTACCCTATCCTGTTGGAGGAATCCACCGGTATACAAGCGGTAGCGCAACTGCCCTCCCAACTTCAGGTCAAGGTCATCGCGCATCCCTACCCGCCATTTGAGGTAGTTGACATCACTACCAAGGATCCCTTTTACGCCTTTGGTCATGGACACTGAAAAACTGGGATACTTCGAACCTATGTTCACATTGCGGTCAGGGAAGGCGATATAACGCGTACCGGGACTCCAGTTAAATCCCGCAGTCAATATAAAAGCCTGGTGCCTGCTGAAATTGCTGGTGGCGATATCAGTAGGGTAATTGGGGGAATAGGTCCTGTCCTTGAAATCGCGCCACACATAATCTGTCGTATTCTCCAACGGCATCCTGTCCTGGTATTGGGCCGAAGCCAATAGCGTAAACCCGCTTCCCACTCCCCTGGTGTACCTGAGCCTGCCATACCAGGCATCATAGATCTTCATGAAATTGTTCTCCCGGAACAGGGTCTCCCAGCTATTGCCAAAATTGCTGATGGGATTGGCATTATTGAGCTGGAATACTTTCTTTCCGCCTGACACCTCCAACTGCGTATAATACTTCTCCCCAAAATTATACCTGGCGGTAATGGAGGGATTGAAATGCCTGTTGCTGAAACCATAACGAAGCACCGGTTCAATACTGATCCGCCTACCCGTGAACTGGCTATCCAGTCTTCGGGTGTAGTTCCCTGTTAGATTCAGGTACCAGCCCTCTACTGTATTGAATCCTACCGATTGAAGCAGGCCGCTAACAAAATAATTCTCCCTCCTTTTCTGCTTGCTGATACCCTGGCCTGTCAGCAACAATCCAACAACACTCAGTTTATTTCGCTTACGGTCAATTGAATCAAGGTAATGAGGGTCCCGCCGTACCTGTTCAAGGCTGTCCTTTTTCCTGTAATCCACTATTTCTGCCGGCTCCAGGGGCAAAGGCCGGATGGAATCCCAATAAGCTTCCGGCAATTTATTGGACCCTTTTTCATACTTAATGACCGTATTATCAAAAAATTTAGTCGGGAAGGCAGGATCGATGTCAAACTTTGAATAGACGTTCACAAAACTGCCAAATGCGTCGAAACCGAAAAACTTCACTGAAGGATAGATCACCTGGCTGCGGATCACCCATTGATCCTTTGTCAATGGGGTGTAGAGCTGTTCCAGCCTGAGGGTATCGACCAGTTCCATCTGCGATGTCTTCAGCAACTTTAGTTGCAGGCTATGGATCCTCCAGTCGCCTTCCGTTATGTTGATGGTGCCACTGAAAACAGGTTCATATTTGCGTTTATGGATAACCGTTATCTTATTGACTTCCTTGCCATCTTCAAAAAAACTTCCCTCATATCGATAACGGTAGAACTGGAGGGCATTATCGGCTATAGGTGAAATAAACCCGCGGGGATTGAGGCTGGAGCCGATTTTGATATTGTTTTCGTAGAAGCTGATCACTTCCGGGTTACTGAATCCAAATCCATTGCTTTGGCCACTCACCCTTGTGGACAATACTTCGATCTTTGACTTGTTTCCCCCTTTCACCGAATAACGCGCAAGGGATTCCGACAAGTAGATCATCTTTCTTTTGCTGGTATCCCCATCCTCAAAATCCACTTTCTGCCCCATGAATTTCTTTGGAAAATCACGCAATTGCAACTGACCCTTGGTATACACTTCGCATTGGAAGAATGCCGGCTGGTTGGCATATTCCTTCCGCTTCCTGATGGCATTACGGATGATCTCGTAGGCCGGGTCCTCTCCACCTGCCTTTACCACCACTTCATTAAGGCTTACCTGTTGCAGGGCCAGGATAAAATCCACTGCCATATCCTTCCCTTCCTCCACCACAATCTCCTTCTCCTGCCGGCCATACCCAACATACTGTGCCACCAGCACATACTTTCCCTGGGGAAGGGTTAAGGCATAATTCCCATTCACCCCCGCAGTAGTACCCTGCCTGCCATTCTTTACAAAGATGGATGCATAAGGCAAAGCCTTGCCCTGGGCATCCAACACTTTCCCGGTAATGGTGGCCGCAATGGCATTTAGGGTTAAGACCAGAACTAAGACAACATTGAGTAATCGTTTAAGCATACGGGTGGTCATTTAGGTCTGGGGGTGAAAATAATCAGCATTGCAAGAAGAACCTTCAGGGCAAATTGGTATTCCTCGTGGATCATACTGGTTTTAACATTCCATAAAAACAAAACCGGGAATGCTGGTTCCCGGTTTTGATAGGTATCATGATTGATGATCAGGAATTCCTGAGTCCCCTCGCCAAACTGCCGGTCAGTGAAGCGAATCCGGCTACCAACCCACCGAGCAATGCTGTTAGCAACACCAGCATGGTTGGGTTATCCTTTTTCAGGATGATCTGTGAAACCTTTGATGCCAACAGTCCTTCATTGGCATCATTGATGAACCAGGCCATTACTGCCCATAAAAGGAAGAGTGCAATGAAACCGGTAAGGAAGGACTGCCATGGCTTGATGGGAATGAACAGGCTCACCAGGAAGGCGGCCACGGCAATGCTCCACCAGGGAAGGTAAATGCTCAAGGCAAAAGCCAATAAAGCGGTCAATACTATTGAAATGAATATTTTCATATGAGTGCTATTTGTTGTTGATCGATCCTTATCCTTTGTAAAAAGTCATTTTCCATTTTACCCTTGGGTCATTTTTTTCACCGGGCTTCATGAACCAGAGCTTGTAGTATTTGCCTGCTGCCCACTGGTCCACAAAGCTATCGTAGAACCGGCTGCCGGGATTACCACTCTGGCCACCAGGATAAACACCGTAGGCCTCTATCTCATCTGTCATATGCACCACCATTCGCCAACTCGGGCCATGGTCATGGTTCGTCGCATTGATGATACCCCTTCCGCCGCCAACAGGCAAGTGAAGCCTGCTTAGCGGATCCATCACTTTCAACAGGTGGTTTACCTTGGTATCCTTGAACTTTGCCCACTCCAGCCTGCCTGATGCTTCAATCTTAGCTAAAGAATCTGCAACGCTGGTGAGTGAGAGGGCCAGGATATCTTCCAGTTTTTCCACCTCACCGGTATTGATGTCATCAATAAAGCTATAGGCACTATCCCGCTTCAGGCTTTCCACCAACGCATATTCATTGGGCCATGGCACTGGAAGGCCCGCCTTATCAAACTCATCCTTCCACACCGACTGTTCCAGCGCACCCCACCAAAGATTGAAAA is drawn from Flavihumibacter rivuli and contains these coding sequences:
- the trhO gene encoding oxygen-dependent tRNA uridine(34) hydroxylase TrhO, translated to MAVLHNRISQAELKKRLFEETEPRTTISFYQYFPIEDPQQFRDELYKHLYELKVFGRIYVAHEGINAQISVPSPHFEALKQYLYSIEPLNGIRLNIAVDDDGKSFWVLKVKVREKIVADGITDPGFDMRNKGRYVNAEEFNKLTEDPDTIVIDMRNHYEYEVGHFDKAIEVPSDTFREQLPMAVEMMRDKKDKNIIMYCTGGIRCEKASAYMLHNGFKNVFHLEGGIIHYANKVKEQGLPNKFKGKNFVFDERLGERISEEIIAKCHQCGKPADTHTNCANEGCHLLFIQCEECAAKHEGCCSTECQDIIHLPEEEQVKIRKGITKGPNIFNKSRSRLRPRLS
- a CDS encoding DUF5686 and carboxypeptidase regulatory-like domain-containing protein, encoding MLKRLLNVVLVLVLTLNAIAATITGKVLDAQGKALPYASIFVKNGRQGTTAGVNGNYALTLPQGKYVLVAQYVGYGRQEKEIVVEEGKDMAVDFILALQQVSLNEVVVKAGGEDPAYEIIRNAIRKRKEYANQPAFFQCEVYTKGQLQLRDFPKKFMGQKVDFEDGDTSKRKMIYLSESLARYSVKGGNKSKIEVLSTRVSGQSNGFGFSNPEVISFYENNIKIGSSLNPRGFISPIADNALQFYRYRYEGSFFEDGKEVNKITVIHKRKYEPVFSGTINITEGDWRIHSLQLKLLKTSQMELVDTLRLEQLYTPLTKDQWVIRSQVIYPSVKFFGFDAFGSFVNVYSKFDIDPAFPTKFFDNTVIKYEKGSNKLPEAYWDSIRPLPLEPAEIVDYRKKDSLEQVRRDPHYLDSIDRKRNKLSVVGLLLTGQGISKQKRRENYFVSGLLQSVGFNTVEGWYLNLTGNYTRRLDSQFTGRRISIEPVLRYGFSNRHFNPSITARYNFGEKYYTQLEVSGGKKVFQLNNANPISNFGNSWETLFRENNFMKIYDAWYGRLRYTRGVGSGFTLLASAQYQDRMPLENTTDYVWRDFKDRTYSPNYPTDIATSNFSRHQAFILTAGFNWSPGTRYIAFPDRNVNIGSKYPSFSVSMTKGVKGILGSDVNYLKWRVGMRDDLDLKLGGQLRYRLYTGGFLQQDRVELPDLLHFNGNLLLLATNYLNSFQMLPYYKYSNANKLYGQGHLEYHLNGLLTNKIPGFRKLNWHLVGAANAFLLDGGTHYAELSLGLENIFKLVRADVVWGFEQGLFRGAYFRIAVPGILSGSGEE